A single window of Metallosphaera hakonensis JCM 8857 = DSM 7519 DNA harbors:
- a CDS encoding ATP-binding protein, whose product MSLVEEAKARASQAGEVVGLATRVSPISHGIDHKEIRAEVPFEVYLRKRFLVGSYIGIALPVSKTLVLGRITGVERADIMAISRIPALSPVEDTSGFTTPLTLIIQLLSEEVEGEVVPVSSPVDPQSPVFIPNREFISKMLGLPDQGIEIGKLTEGYRVLDVPVSLSLETLRHHVLVVGTTGAGKTNFLKVMITRSDVPLMVYDIQGDYVGLMAREGGTVLVPVPRSSGDKVTDFVQEFLRRSNLSNFRIVEQRERRFRLSDGERTFNLELMGFRLEDTYQLIPETSPFFSGQGAHFFRIATDNCLTDIDSWIEECGDVLDHYNLHKSTVDNILRSVTLLRESGILDVEMGGNRLSEPDYDQLLREKSVVDLRWVLEKGVSSATTAAFIIANRIFRVIDSAYKESGRETPFLLIFDEAHEYFPQSRKGDEEKEALERLINRIMRLGRVRGIGTILATHRPTDLNDLILTLSNTKVAMRADEDALERIGMGDYTETLQASPPGYGVLRTFSLKVQDVIFRADKYVGK is encoded by the coding sequence ATGAGTCTTGTAGAGGAGGCTAAGGCAAGGGCAAGTCAAGCGGGCGAAGTCGTAGGGCTAGCGACTAGGGTCTCCCCTATCTCCCACGGGATAGACCACAAGGAGATCAGGGCAGAGGTCCCCTTCGAGGTCTACCTGAGAAAGAGGTTCCTGGTGGGGAGCTACATAGGGATTGCGCTTCCCGTTTCTAAAACATTGGTTCTGGGGAGGATAACTGGGGTCGAGAGGGCCGACATAATGGCGATCTCGAGGATTCCCGCCCTCTCACCAGTGGAGGACACCTCGGGTTTCACTACTCCCCTGACCTTGATAATCCAGCTCCTCTCTGAAGAGGTAGAGGGAGAGGTGGTTCCCGTGAGTTCGCCCGTTGATCCCCAGAGCCCGGTCTTCATACCCAACAGGGAGTTCATCTCCAAGATGTTGGGACTCCCGGACCAGGGGATCGAGATCGGGAAACTCACTGAGGGTTACAGGGTTCTGGACGTGCCGGTCTCCCTCTCCCTTGAAACCCTGAGGCATCACGTCCTGGTTGTTGGGACGACGGGGGCTGGAAAGACTAACTTCCTCAAGGTGATGATAACCAGGAGCGATGTTCCCCTTATGGTATACGACATTCAGGGGGACTACGTTGGGTTAATGGCCAGGGAAGGAGGGACAGTCCTGGTACCGGTTCCCAGGAGTAGTGGGGATAAGGTCACCGACTTCGTTCAGGAATTCCTGAGGAGGTCCAACCTTTCGAACTTCAGAATTGTGGAACAGAGGGAGAGGAGGTTCAGGCTCAGTGACGGGGAGAGGACCTTCAATCTGGAGCTCATGGGTTTCAGACTTGAGGACACGTATCAGTTGATCCCAGAGACGTCTCCTTTCTTCTCTGGGCAAGGGGCCCACTTCTTCAGGATCGCGACGGATAATTGCCTCACCGACATAGACTCGTGGATAGAGGAGTGTGGAGACGTCCTAGACCACTACAACTTGCATAAATCCACCGTGGACAACATACTGAGGTCTGTAACCCTTCTAAGGGAGAGCGGCATCTTAGACGTGGAGATGGGAGGAAACAGGTTAAGCGAACCCGATTACGATCAACTCCTTCGTGAGAAGAGCGTGGTAGACCTGAGATGGGTACTGGAGAAGGGAGTTTCGTCAGCTACAACCGCAGCCTTCATTATAGCCAACAGGATATTCAGGGTGATCGATTCTGCGTACAAGGAGAGCGGGAGGGAGACTCCTTTCCTTCTAATATTTGACGAGGCCCATGAGTACTTCCCGCAGTCAAGGAAGGGAGACGAGGAAAAGGAGGCCTTGGAGAGGCTAATTAACAGGATCATGAGGCTAGGGAGGGTTAGGGGGATCGGCACGATTCTGGCCACCCATAGGCCCACTGACCTCAACGACCTAATCCTAACGCTCTCCAACACAAAGGTAGCCATGAGAGCTGACGAGGATGCCTTGGAGAGGATAGGAATGGGGGACTACACTGAGACGCTTCAGGCCTCTCCTCCGGGGTACGGTGTTCTCCGGACCTTCTCCCTAAAGGTTCAGGACGTGATCTTCAGGGCCGATAAGTACGTTGGGAAGTGA
- a CDS encoding DNA double-strand break repair nuclease NurA has protein sequence MEVHEVIDQLTTLLSKVARNKPFLGVSLSEPEDAEPVEVAEDLEECDPLPWFSYLDSSSRVISVRGANVYMASLYANLEGVHLTVPVDTSYPFLAIKGSGEVISEVESSPLSRFVRTKNVNGVPYDAGYKDDNILDELRISLENVAISKSRRAIIDGPVFPGPYLPVVGEPYRSAYESLIRERRTENLVGIVKRLNMSRKLQRSELWKGEKGFTDDVVTLELGRGRERYVTPVLREDFHLSSSTLTRYMVYVKVRDSVFRVESVSQDLLCSGVSTAIRHASYRGIPDFIEVADSISRKLGASVYLLSFIHAHSKLGVTYDEWNRLKLATLDLEVTSS, from the coding sequence TTGGAGGTACATGAGGTCATAGACCAATTGACCACCCTACTCTCCAAGGTTGCTAGGAATAAGCCATTCCTTGGAGTTTCCTTGTCCGAGCCCGAGGACGCGGAGCCCGTAGAAGTTGCGGAAGATCTGGAAGAGTGCGATCCTCTCCCGTGGTTCTCCTATCTGGACTCCTCTTCCAGGGTTATCTCGGTGAGGGGAGCCAACGTTTACATGGCCTCACTATACGCGAACTTGGAAGGAGTTCACTTGACCGTCCCTGTGGACACTTCCTACCCTTTCCTGGCCATAAAAGGTTCTGGGGAGGTAATATCTGAGGTGGAAAGCTCTCCCCTTTCACGTTTCGTGAGAACTAAGAACGTGAACGGCGTCCCCTACGACGCAGGTTATAAGGACGACAACATACTGGACGAACTCAGGATATCCCTTGAGAACGTGGCCATCTCCAAGTCCAGGAGGGCCATAATTGACGGCCCGGTTTTCCCCGGTCCCTATCTCCCGGTCGTGGGAGAACCCTACCGCTCGGCCTATGAGTCCCTGATCAGGGAGAGGAGAACCGAGAACCTGGTGGGGATAGTGAAGAGGTTGAACATGAGCAGGAAGTTGCAGAGGAGCGAGCTATGGAAGGGAGAGAAGGGATTCACAGACGATGTCGTAACCCTGGAGTTGGGGAGAGGTAGGGAGAGGTACGTCACCCCCGTCCTCAGGGAGGACTTCCATCTCTCCTCGTCTACCTTGACCAGGTATATGGTTTACGTTAAGGTCAGGGACTCGGTATTCAGGGTCGAGAGCGTGTCCCAGGACCTCCTGTGTTCTGGAGTCTCCACCGCTATCCGTCATGCGTCCTACCGAGGGATACCTGACTTCATTGAGGTCGCGGACTCGATCTCCAGGAAACTAGGGGCATCGGTTTACCTCCTGTCCTTCATTCACGCCCACTCCAAGTTGGGTGTTACCTACGACGAGTGGAATAGGCTTAAATTGGCCACTCTTGATCTAGAGGTGACCTCGTCATGA